GTGTCAAACATCAACTTTCCAACTGGCCCCCGAATTGTGAATGTCTTTAATACTAACTCTGGTGGTCATGTAACTGATGGGAGTTGATCCCCATCAACTTTTATTTGCCATATTGTCTGATCTGTTCATAGGAACTATATAGAGAGATGTCTTGCCTTAAATTTATGTTCTATTCTTTAGTTTCTTGATGCATTTCTAGAGGACTAAGCACCTGTTCCTAGAGGTTCAATGGCATAAAGCTACGTTCAGATTAGTGAAATTCAGTTCATTTACTTTTGTTTTGTTTAGTTTCTGTCATGTTCGTTCTGAAATTATATTATCTTAGGGTTCATACTCGAGCGTCTGTTATTGTAACTATGTTTCCCATGTATCTCCTGAAACCTTCATCATATTTTGAATTGATGTATGAGAAAGATGTCCCGAAGCTTATAGGCACTTAATGTATCAGATTTACAGTTTGGATTGCTATGATCAGGCAAAATCAGTATGGGTCCAAGTTCTTTTTTGGGCATACAGAAATACATCCTTAATAAGTATATAGGGCAGAACAATTATTATATTGTTGATTTATTATTCTTTCTgcttttcaatctcatgcattatCTCTATATTTACATGCCAATGTATTTTTCTTTGACATTGTTCACTTCCTGGAGAGATCTTGTCATCTAAATTCTCATAAAAAATAGAAAAGTAGTATTTATCATTTATGCCATTATTCCTTTTGCACTGAATACCATATATGCCAGTATATCAAAGAAGCCAACTGATATGCTATATCATACTATGAGATCCCTATTCATTTCAAactcactaaaatagaagaatgACACATTTTCCATTCCATTGAAGCTTTAGGTTTGAGAAGGGTTTCTAGATTGTAATACTTTTGAAAATCCACTTATATGGTATAATATTAGAATCTAACATTCCCTGTCTCTTTATTTGCAGGGAGGTTCACTTTTGGTATTTGCACCCGGAAGAGGTGCAAGATAGAACTCTCATTGATGCATATAAAGGGTTGCTTTCATCAGAAGAATATGCACAAATTTCTCAATTGGAGGGAAAGCAGATTAAAAAACAAGCACTGCTTGCTCGTGTCTTGGTGCGCACTACTCTTGCAAAATGTAGGATTCAATGGGATTAGCAAATTTTTTGTATTCACTTAACTTTGCTTGGCTAATTGTACATGGTTTTGTTTTTTGGTTTGTACTCAATCCTTTGTGCTACAAAATTAGGTAAAATATATGTAGGTGTAAAATTTGGCATCAATGTTGTAGGGAAAACTTTGACATCAAATTTACAATTCTGCTGCATAAACTAGCAGTAGACAACAATCAAAATAGCATAGAATGACTATTTAATCTTGATGGCTTAATTTATAATCGAAGCTCTTATGGACAGATCTCAGGAAGCAGTGATAGAGTTGTAGTCAACTTCATTGTGGAGTGGTCCCGAGTCTCCTGACCCCATGTTGTCAATCTAGGTTTAGACAAAAATCTCCAGTATTAAACCAAAGGAGTGTTAAGAAGATAGCCACTGACTCACTAGTTTGCACAAAGTtttgtgacatttgatgattgctAACATTCTCAAGTGAATATCAAACAGAGGTTATTCTACAAGAGAGTTCAAGAACAAGAAACCATGCTAGAATTTTAAATATTCTATCATATAAAAGTTCTGTACAAACTCTGGTCGGATGTTTGCTACATTCCATGGTGTTTCAGGGATGGGGATGGCAGTATATGTGTATAACAGATACATAGATACATAGATTCAttatatatgaatgtatgtatgcatgcatgtatgttatatatacatacatatatatgcacatacatacacacatatacatacattcatatatgTTTATGCTTTGTTACTGGGTTTGGGCCCTGGAGCTTGGATGCGGGTATGGATCCGCGTTCAGTACGGGGTCCGGTTCGTAaaaattcataagattttttattCTATATTAATTCATGCCTATGATATGAATTTTTAGtgagattatttttttatttataaattcagTTAAAGTTTGTAAATAAATTCATTGAttgttatatatattattattatataataaatagatatataatattatataatagtaTTGTacaccaacacacacacacacacacatacacacttgtTTTTGTattaacgaacccaaaccccttttcaaaattttgtcgaaCTGGCAAACTGGGTTCTCAAACCCGAACCAGTGCCCGAATCCGAACTGGCAACTTAGAAATAAATGATTGGTTGTTTATTGTTCATCATGCCTTGGTCTGAGCTGTTTTTTCTACTGAAATAAGGGGATAAGGTGCTGAGAAGTTATAGGTAAAATACTACTTTGTTTCTTTATTATCATCCTCTTCACAAGTTCAATGTGAGGGCACAACTGTTATTTGTAAAATGATGAAAGACTTTATCTGTGAGAAACAAAACAGTATGCATGTGTTGATTTAGCAAAGTTCCATTCAATAATGCAGAGAGTGGAATGGCTCTAATGTGTTGTCTCTATAGCTTGGTCAGTTCCTTGGTATTCCtgttatttattgttgaagatatTTTAGCTATTTTCTTCTATGCTATCATGGTTGATTGTAATTTGTAAGTACTATTAACCTACTTTGGTCACCTGTATATTTTTCTTTTTACCATTCATTCTCACATGTTTTAATATTTCCAAAGCAGATACAGATGGAAAAGTCAATCCAAAATTGCTAATGTTTAGCAAGAACATGTTCGGAAAACCAGAGGTAGTTTGAATTCCAAATAGAAAGCTTTTGTGGATTCTTTTCATAAGAGATATTTTATGGTACATCTTATGTGGGTACATCAACAAGAAATTTTTCTATTACAGTTAGTATGGCCTTGTGACATAAGTTATGGAAACGAGTGGAAGCTGCCTCCCTTATGTTTCAATATTGCACATACTTCTTCACTTATTTGTTGTGGTGTGACAACAAAATCTTCAGTAAGCTCAAGTTTGACATTCAAAACGTCCATTATTGTAAACAATATGCATAGATAACTGTATCTGTTTAGTCCTCAATTTAGCCATGACTAGGTAACCACGCTATATTTAGAATGTAAAAAACATTTACAGTAATTTTACTTTTGCTGATTGTAGTGCTTATTAACTCTCATGGAAACTTTACTGTTTGTTGTGTAAAAGGTGGGCATTGATGTTGAGGAAAAGACACGAAGAACAAATACCAATATATTAGCTTTTGCCAAGCGCTGGTTTTCTTCACCAGAAATTGCATGGCTAGATGCATTTACAGATCCTGAGGAGCAACGGCAGAAATTTATTCAACTGTGGACTCTTAAGGTTTGGTTAATTATATGGATGCCATTCTTTTTACTTTTATATATGTTCTACAAGAATAAAATATATtacttaatagaaatataaaactGTTTTTTTCTTAAGATTCCAAGTATTTAATACTTGCAGTATTGTTTTATTTGGGTGATCAATTCTTAATTCATTAGTGTGTTGCTATGTTTCCCCATTATTTGTCACTATAGACAGAGGGAGAAGTTACAAATGACTCAATCTGCATATACATGAGTAGACGAACCAGTGAGGTATTGTTGTACAATGTAAACAATAACCTTTTAGCCATGTTAGCTCAGAATCTAGATTGTTCTCAATCGCTACCCAATATGTACTGTCTGATGACAAGTGGGTTGTTATTTGTTAACTAACAAACAGATAGTAGTATAGAACCAAATCATTATGTATGGAGGAAATTAACACGATAATATGCTAATTTTTAAAACTGAAGTAAATATAATCATATTCACATAATTTTGTTTAGTACATCAGCCAATGAACCTGTAGAAACATTGACAGGTGGGTAAAGCATTTACAATTATAGTGTGACATGTAATCAATTTTATTGGTAGCTGTAGTACCATTCAGATACTAGGAA
The nucleotide sequence above comes from Cryptomeria japonica chromosome 11, Sugi_1.0, whole genome shotgun sequence. Encoded proteins:
- the LOC131068563 gene encoding uncharacterized protein LOC131068563 isoform X3, encoding MAYSVYTPSCIGRRMFAGIQQTSVSLSHHPPPPPREVHFWYLHPEEVQDRTLIDAYKGLLSSEEYAQISQLEGKQIKKQALLARVLVRTTLAKSDTDGKVNPKLLMFSKNMFGKPELVWPCDISYGNEWKLPPLCFNIAHTSSLICCGVTTKSSVGIDVEEKTRRTNTNILAFAKRWFSSPEIAWLDAFTDPEEQRQKFIQLWTLKEAYVKALGKGISGAPLKDFSIHIKHLPVVNKQIEESEDAGSDSVPTNLHYASVCIGQDENHLHEDEMSQMSSCCYLKVHAWKTVPLVKDESQSVKETIIASTNARSF
- the LOC131068563 gene encoding uncharacterized protein LOC131068563 isoform X1, producing the protein MAYSVYTPSCIGRRMFAGIQQTSVSLSHHPPPPPREVHFWYLHPEEVQDRTLIDAYKGLLSSEEYAQISQLEGKQIKKQALLARVLVRTTLAKSDTDGKVNPKLLMFSKNMFGKPELVWPCDISYGNEWKLPPLCFNIAHTSSLICCGVTTKSSVGIDVEEKTRRTNTNILAFAKRWFSSPEIAWLDAFTDPEEQRQKFIQLWTLKEAYVKALGKGISGAPLKDFSIHIKHLPVVNKQIEESEDAGSDSVVSKIDLEVSKKSGAMRTNWQFLLFQPTNLHYASVCIGQDENHLHEDEMSQMSSCCYLKVHAWKTVPLVKDESQSVKETIIASTNARSF
- the LOC131068563 gene encoding uncharacterized protein LOC131068563 isoform X2, whose protein sequence is MAYSVYTPSCIGRRMFAGIQQTSVSLSHHPPPPPREVHFWYLHPEEVQDRTLIDAYKGLLSSEEYAQISQLEGKQIKKQALLARVLVRTTLAKYTDGKVNPKLLMFSKNMFGKPELVWPCDISYGNEWKLPPLCFNIAHTSSLICCGVTTKSSVGIDVEEKTRRTNTNILAFAKRWFSSPEIAWLDAFTDPEEQRQKFIQLWTLKEAYVKALGKGISGAPLKDFSIHIKHLPVVNKQIEESEDAGSDSVVSKIDLEVSKKSGAMRTNWQFLLFQPTNLHYASVCIGQDENHLHEDEMSQMSSCCYLKVHAWKTVPLVKDESQSVKETIIASTNARSF